The genomic window TGGTTATCTTAAAATTAAAAATCCCATTTATCGGAATGTTTTTAATGCCCAATGGGTGTTAAGACAACTAGATAATCTCCGTCCCTACTCGCAAACATTCAACGCTTGGGTAGCATCGGGTTACAAAGATGAATCGCGTCTGTTGCGAGGACAAGCTTTAAAAGATACTCAAAATTGGTCACAGGGCAAGAGTCTGAGCGATTTAGATTATCAATTTTTAGCCGCAAGTGTGGAATGCGATCGCAAAGAAATGCAAATGGTATTGGAGGCAGCACGGGCTAAAGAGGTAGAAGCACGACTAGCACAAGAGAAAAAAACAGCTAAAGAAATAGAAGCACGACTAGCACAAGAGAAAAAAACGGCTTTATTTCAGAGATATCTACTAGTTGCAGTAACTATTGGGTTACTCCTTTCTAGTAGTTTGGGAATAGGAACTTTCATTTTGTATCGCCAGACTCGCAACAGTGAAACTATTGCCAAAAACAGTGAAATTCAAGCACTTGTGTCTTCTTCCGAAGGGCTTTTTGCTTCAAATCGCAGATTAGATGCACTTGTAGAACCAATCAAAGCAAAAAAAAGACTGCAAAAATTAGGTAAATCAAATACAAATCTTGCACCTCAAGTCGAAAATGCACTGCAACAAGCAGTTTATGGAGCAGATGAGTACAACCGTTTTTCGGGGCATACCGCAGCTGTTCTAGCTGTAGATGTCAGTCCTGACAGTTCTTTAATTGCCTCAGCAAGTCTAGATCAAACAATTAAGCTTTGGCGACGTGATGGTACACTAGTTACAACTCTCAAAGGTCATACAGGAGCAGTTAGGGCAGTCGATTTTAGCCCTGATGGTCAAATACTTGCCTCAGCCAGTGAAGATGGCACTATTAAACTTTGGCAGCTAGATGGCAAGCTCTTAAGAACTCTCAAAGGTCACACAGGTTCGCTCTGGGGAGTTGCATTTAGTCCTGATGGTCAGTTCCTTGCCTCTAGTAGTTTCGACAGAACGGTGAAAATTTGGCAGCGAGACGGTAAGTTGCTAAGGACGTTTCAAGGTTACAAACTGGGGTTTTGGAGAGTAGCTTTTAGCCCTGATGGTAATATCGTTGCTGCCGCAAGTGTAGACAAAACAGTAAAACTTTGGCAGCGAGACGGTACAGGTTGGCAAAACGCCAAATCTTTACAAACTCTCGTTGGTCACGCTAGTTGGGTTGTAGGAGTCGCTTTCAGCCCTGACGGTCAGACGATTGCTTCAGCGAGTGAAGACAAAACAGTAAAACTTTGGCAGCGAGACAGTAGTGATGGAAGTTACCGCCTGTATAAAACTCTCATTGGTCACAGTGCCGGCATTTGGGGAGTTGCATGGAGTCCTGATGGTCAAACAATTGCTTCCGCTAGTCTCGACAAAACGGTTAAACTGTGGAACATTGATGGGACAGAACTGAGAACGCTTAAAGGGCATAGTGCATCCGTTTGGGGAGTCGCTTTTAGTCCTGATAACAGCTTTATTGCTTCGGCAGGGGCAGAAAAGGCTGTCAGACTTTGGCAGAGTGAGAACCCATTCCAAAAGTCTATTATTGCCCATCAATCGGGGATTTGGTCAATAGCTATTACCCCCGACAGTTCAACAATCGCTACAGCTAGCCATGAAAACACCGCTAAACTTTGGAGTCGCCAAGGCAAATTACTCAAAACTTTTACTGAATCTGAGAGCGTAGTCTTCGATGTTTCATTTAGTAAAGATGGTAAGTTAATTGCTCTTGCCGCTTACGATAATACGGTAAATAATACGGTAAAACTCAAGAAGCGAGACGGAAGTAGTGTTGCTACTTATAAAGTTCCTTTCGGTAAACTCTTAGCAGGAGTATTAAGTCCCAACGGACAAGCGATCGCAATGGCAAATGTTGACAAAATCATTCATGTATGGGTTAGAGATCGCCCTGCACCAAAGATCCTTAAAGGACATCAGGCGGAAGTTTGGCAAGCCGTATTTAGCCCGGATAGTCGCTTCATTGCTTCAGCCAGTGGTGATAATACTGCTAAACTATGGACGCTTGATGGTAAGTTGTTGAGAACTTTTGTAGGACACTCAGCAACAGTATGGAGAGTTGCCTTTAGCCCAGACGGTAAAATGATAGCGACAGGAAGTGGCGACAATACCGTTAAGCTGTGGACTCTTGACGGCAAATTACTGAAAACATTCATTGGTCATAGTGCGGCCATTTGGGGAGTTGCGTTTAGTTCTGATGGGAAAATACTTGCTTCTGGTAGCGTAGATGGTACTGTCAAACTTTGGAAACTTGATGGTACGGAAATAACGACCCTAAAAGGACATACCGCAGCGATTAGACAAATCGCTATCAGTCCCAATGGAAGTGTTCTAGCTTCAGGGGGTGATGATAACACGCTCATTATTTGGAATTTGCAGCGAATTCTCCACCTAGATGCACTGACTTATGGTTGTAAGTTGGTGCAGGATTATCTGAAAACTAACACAGCAGTTGAGGAAGGCTCAAGCTCACTCTGCGATCGCTCTCAGAATTATTAAAAATTTTCTTAAT from Tolypothrix sp. NIES-4075 includes these protein-coding regions:
- a CDS encoding AAA-like domain-containing protein — its product is MSVLYLIVPSYLYSLKLASQIDFQRWWEMQAGISSVQKLHLFVEDILLPNLKSDSFLDGKAKRIFIFIDEIDSLLSLNFPINDFFAWIRQCYNLRPHNSKFELLGFALFGVASPSDLIADKRRTPFNLGKAIELQGFGLHEATPLLSGLAEVISQPQAILQEIIHWTGGQPFLTQKLCELITDVASETATGMITLPPGTEALWVEQLVLKQIIQNWQSQDEPEHLRTIRDRLLFDEQQAGRLLGIYQQVLQVEEAGEHTSTLRQAQGGAALSNRGSGGEELSPALVVSLVPSDDSREQTQLLLSGLLEKHNGYLKIKNPIYRNVFNAQWVLRQLDNLRPYSQTFNAWVASGYKDESRLLRGQALKDTQNWSQGKSLSDLDYQFLAASVECDRKEMQMVLEAARAKEVEARLAQEKKTAKEIEARLAQEKKTALFQRYLLVAVTIGLLLSSSLGIGTFILYRQTRNSETIAKNSEIQALVSSSEGLFASNRRLDALVEPIKAKKRLQKLGKSNTNLAPQVENALQQAVYGADEYNRFSGHTAAVLAVDVSPDSSLIASASLDQTIKLWRRDGTLVTTLKGHTGAVRAVDFSPDGQILASASEDGTIKLWQLDGKLLRTLKGHTGSLWGVAFSPDGQFLASSSFDRTVKIWQRDGKLLRTFQGYKLGFWRVAFSPDGNIVAAASVDKTVKLWQRDGTGWQNAKSLQTLVGHASWVVGVAFSPDGQTIASASEDKTVKLWQRDSSDGSYRLYKTLIGHSAGIWGVAWSPDGQTIASASLDKTVKLWNIDGTELRTLKGHSASVWGVAFSPDNSFIASAGAEKAVRLWQSENPFQKSIIAHQSGIWSIAITPDSSTIATASHENTAKLWSRQGKLLKTFTESESVVFDVSFSKDGKLIALAAYDNTVNNTVKLKKRDGSSVATYKVPFGKLLAGVLSPNGQAIAMANVDKIIHVWVRDRPAPKILKGHQAEVWQAVFSPDSRFIASASGDNTAKLWTLDGKLLRTFVGHSATVWRVAFSPDGKMIATGSGDNTVKLWTLDGKLLKTFIGHSAAIWGVAFSSDGKILASGSVDGTVKLWKLDGTEITTLKGHTAAIRQIAISPNGSVLASGGDDNTLIIWNLQRILHLDALTYGCKLVQDYLKTNTAVEEGSSSLCDRSQNY